Part of the Neisseria leonii genome is shown below.
GCGTGGTCGCGCCCGAGCGCAACCGCAGCGGCGTGAGCAATTCGCTGACACTGGATCGTCCGTTGCAGCTGCGCCAAGCCGAAAACGGCTTCTATTTTGTCAGCGGCACGCCCACCGACTGCATCCATCTCGCGCTGCACGCCATGCCCGAATTTGTGCCCGATTTGGTCATTTCCGGCATCAACCACGGTGCCAATATGGGCGACGATACGCTGTATTCCGGCACGGTGGCCGCCGCTACCGAAGCCTATCTGCTGGGCTTTCCCGCTGTGGCCTTTTCCCTCAACGACATCGGCGGCCGCTATTGGGATACTGCCGAAAAAGCCGCATGGCGGCTGCTGGACTATCTGGTGAAGAACCCGCCGCAAAAACCGATTTTGTGGAACATCAATATTCCCGCCGTCGCCCCCGAAGACATTCAGGGCTTCAAAGTAACCCGTCTGGGGCGGCGGCACCACCAGCAGAGCATCGTGCCGATGCGCAACCCGCGCGGCGAAGAAGTTTACTGGCTGGGGCCGGTGGGTGAAATTTCCGACCGCGAATCGGGCACCGACTTTGCCGAATGCGAAGCCGGTTTTATTACGGTAACGCCGCTGCAAATCGACCTGACCGCCTATCCGCAGTTGGCCGAAACACGGGATTTTTGGCGCAATCTGGCCTGATTGCGCGCGCCAACCGTTAAGTTGCTTAAAATCGGGGCAAATACGGACGGCAAATATTGAGCCGTTTCGGGGGTTTGATTTATGATATGCCCCGATGCGTTTCAGACTGTAAACACTATATTAGGGAAAGTAAACCATATGAAGAAAACCGCTCTGCGTGCCGCTGCGGCCGCAACCGTTATGATGTTGGGTGCCTGTTCCTGGTTCCAGCAGCCTGCTGCTCCGGTGGTGGCGGGAACTGCTTCCGGCAGCGGCACGGCCGCGACAGGCGGCACGGCCGCGACAGGCGGCGGTGCCGCAGACAACCCTTACGGCGCAGCACCGTATGACCCCAATGCGGCAGGTGCGGGCGTGGGCGGCAACACGGTTTATACTCCGCCGCCCGCTGCGGCTTCAAGCGGCGGTTATGTACCTTCTTACGCGCCGGTGGACATCAATGCCGCCACGCATACCGTTGTGCGCGGCGATACGGTGTACAATATTTCCAAACGCTACAACATCACACAGGACA
Proteins encoded:
- the surE gene encoding 5'/3'-nucleotidase SurE, with the translated sequence MNILVCNDDGYLAQGIAVLARVAGEFANVRVVAPERNRSGVSNSLTLDRPLQLRQAENGFYFVSGTPTDCIHLALHAMPEFVPDLVISGINHGANMGDDTLYSGTVAAATEAYLLGFPAVAFSLNDIGGRYWDTAEKAAWRLLDYLVKNPPQKPILWNINIPAVAPEDIQGFKVTRLGRRHHQQSIVPMRNPRGEEVYWLGPVGEISDRESGTDFAECEAGFITVTPLQIDLTAYPQLAETRDFWRNLA